The Acidimicrobiales bacterium DNA window CCCCGGACACCTGACGAGGGGGTGCCGGGAGTAGGGTCGAACCGGTGTCAACCAGCGCGCCGGCTCCTTTCTCGGCGGACGCGGTTGTCGTCGGCTCCGGTCCCAACGGCCTGGTGTGCGCCAACGTGCTGGCCGACGCCGGCTGGGATGTGGTCGTCCTGGAGGCCGCGCCCACGCCGGGCGGCGGCGTCTCCAGCGCCGACTACCTCGGGCCCGGATACGTGGCCGACGTATGCAGCGCGTTCTATCCGCTGGCGGCCGTTTCCCCGGTCATCTCCGCCCTCGACCTGGAGGCCCACGGCCTGCGGTGGCGTCACGCCCCCGCCGTGCTGGCCCATCCCCTACCGGATGGTCGGGCCGCGGTGCTGTCGCGGGACCTGGACGCCACGGCCGAGAGCCTCGAGGGCCTGGGCGCGGGTGACGGAGCGGCGTGGAGACGGCTGTTCGCGGCGTGGGAGGACCTGCGCGCCGACGCCGTAGGCGCCCTCTTCACCCCGTTCCCCCCGGTGCGGGCCGGACTGCGCGCCGTCCGGCGGTTCGGCCCGGCGGGTGTGCTGCGACTGGCGCGCTACGCCACCCTTCCCGTGCGCCGGCTCGGCCAGGAGGAGTTCTCCGGTCCGGGCGGTCCCCTCCTCCTGGCCGGCTGCGCCCTGCACACCGACCTGACGCCCGAGTCCGCCGCCAGCTCCGCGTTCGGCTGGCTCCTCTCCATGCTCGCCCAGGACGTGGGCTTTCCGGTGCCCGAAGGCGGGGCCGGCAGCCTCACCGCTGCTCTCGTCCGGAGGCTGGAGAGCCGGGGGGGAGAGGTGATGTGCTCCCGCCCGGTGGAGCGGATCGAGGTGGCCGGGGGTCGCGCCGCGGCGGTGATCACGTCAGGCGGCGAGCGGGTG harbors:
- a CDS encoding NAD(P)/FAD-dependent oxidoreductase → MSTSAPAPFSADAVVVGSGPNGLVCANVLADAGWDVVVLEAAPTPGGGVSSADYLGPGYVADVCSAFYPLAAVSPVISALDLEAHGLRWRHAPAVLAHPLPDGRAAVLSRDLDATAESLEGLGAGDGAAWRRLFAAWEDLRADAVGALFTPFPPVRAGLRAVRRFGPAGVLRLARYATLPVRRLGQEEFSGPGGPLLLAGCALHTDLTPESAASSAFGWLLSMLAQDVGFPVPEGGAGSLTAALVRRLESRGGEVMCSRPVERIEVAGGRAAAVITSGGERVAARRTVMADVVATELFGGLVGWDDLPARMRRDLERFEWDNSTFKVDWALRGPVPWRAEGARAAGTVHLSESVDEITQYSAELHQGLVPARPFVLVGQMTTADPTRSPPGTEVVWAYTHVPRHVRGDAGCTGISGRWDQSDLEAMAARLEDRIEAYAPGFKDLVASRWIMGPGQLEAHDPSLVEGAIGGGTSAIHQQLVFRPTPGLGRPETPIRGLYLASSSAHPGGGVHGACGSNAARAALWAERPFGRHVGTRMLSAAGRMARGY